The nucleotide window TATTTCCGCTGGTGGTATCTGTAGGCGGCTTGACGGGGAGCGGTTGATGGGCTTAATTACGTAAAGAAAGAAGGAGGTATTGATGTTCGGTAATTTCGGCGCACAGGAGATCATTCTAATCTTATTGGTATTACTGCTCCTTTTCGGCGCCAAAAAGATTCCGGAGCTGGCGCGCGGCTTGGGGCGCGGCATCCACGAATTCAAACGGGCCGTCCGGGAAGGGGAAGAATCGTTGAATCCGGATGAGACC belongs to Verrucomicrobiia bacterium and includes:
- a CDS encoding twin-arginine translocase TatA/TatE family subunit; its protein translation is MFGNFGAQEIILILLVLLLLFGAKKIPELARGLGRGIHEFKRAVREGEESLNPDETKKINPGG